The Azotosporobacter soli DNA segment TCCAAGTGAACGGCAAGGTAATAAAACGAAATGTGGAACTCGGCAGCAGCGTAAAGGCCGGCGATCTGTTGATGCAGATCGACCCTCGTGATTTGCAACAATTGGTCAATAGCGCTTCCGCGCAAGTCTCCTCCTCTGAATCGCAACTGAAGCTGGCCGAAAGCAATCTGAGCCGCTATCAGCAGTTATATGAGCATGGCGTAGTCAGCAAAGCAGTTCTGGACCAATTCCAGACCGCTTATGATGTCGCTCTCTCTGCCACCCGCCACACTTCCGCCCAATTGTCCGAAGGCGTGAATCAGTACGGATACAGCTCTTTGTATGCGGATCATTCCGGAATCATCTCCAGCGTCACTGCAGAAATCGGCCAAATCGTCGGTTCCGGACAGCCGGTCTTGACGCTTGTTTGGGATGGAGAACGGGAAGTGGAGATCAACGTTCCAGAAAATCGCATAGAGGAAGTACGTAAAACGCAAAAGATAAAAATCACCTTCTGGGCCTTGCCGAATTCCAGTGCGGAAGGAAAGGTTCGAGAAATTTCGCCCATGGCCGACCCTTTGACCCGCACTTACAAGGTACGCATCAGCATCCTCAACCCGCCGCCGGAAATTAACCTTGGCATGACAGCCTCCGTCACTCTCTCGAAAAACGAGGCCCAGGCAACGGCAATCGTTCCCCTGTCTGCGATTTATCAAAACGGAGACACGCCCTGCGTCTGGGTCGTATCCGATGACATGATCGTCCTACGTCAGGTAAAGACCGGTAAGTTCGGCAATGGAATAATTGAGATCACTTCAGGTTTACAGCAAGGCGAGCGTATCGTGACTGCTGGCGTTCATAAGCTCAGTGAAGGACAGAAAGTAAAACTGGGCGGTGATTCATTATGAGTCAATTCAATCTTACAGATTGGGCGTTAAAGCATAAACAGTTTGTCTACTTTTTCGTCGGACTGTTCTTTATCGCCGGTATCTTCTCTTATATCAATATGGGTCGCGCGGAAGATCCTGATTTCGTCATCAAGCAAATGGTCATTGCCGTTCCATGGCCGGGCGCTACCGCCCGGCAAATGGAAGAGCAGGTCACTGACAAGCTCGAAAAGAAACTGCAGGATCTGCCTGGGCTTGACTACCTAAAAAGCTATTCGATGCCCGGCATCAGCATTACCTATATCAATTTGAAAGACAACGTTCCGAAAAAAGAGATTCGAAACCGCTGGGTGGAAGCGCGCAACATGGTCAATGACATAAAGACCACGTTTCCTACCGGTGTGCTGGATCCGGTCTTCAATGACCGCTTCGACGAAGTGTACGGCATCACATACGCCCTTACCGGCGACGGTTACAGTTATGAGCAAATGAGAGAAAAATCCGAGAAGATTCGCCGGGTCTTTCTTGGCGTTCCTAGCGTGCGCAAAGTCAAACTGATCGGCGTGCAAAGCGAAAAGATCTATGTCGAGGTCGAAAACAGCAAGTTATCCCAACTCGGGATTCCTCCCGAATTAATTCTGACCACTCTTCAGGCGCAAAATGCAATGGCGCCTTCCGGCATGCTGCAAACCACAAGCGATAATGTCTATATGCGGGTCACAGGCATGTTTGAAAACCTCGATGACATTCAGAATCTGCCGATCAGTTTGGCAGGGCGCAGCTTTCGCTTAGGCGATATCGCCAAAGTAAGCCGCAGTTATTCCGATCCTTCCGACCCGCAGCTTTATTACAACGGCCAACCGGCCATCGGCATCGCCGTAGCCATGGATGCAGGCGGCAACATCCTCAACCTGGGCAAAAGCATGGAATCCACAGTGACTCATGTCCAAAAGGAACTGCCTGTCGGCATGGAGATCCATCAGACGGTCAACCAGCCTAAAGTCGTTGAAACATCGATCGATGAATTCGTCGAGTCGTTAGCGGAAGCGGTCATCATCGTTTTGATCGTCAGTTTTCTCAGCCTTGGCGCGCGATCCGGCGCGATCGTCGCCCTTTGCATACCGCTTGTCATTGCAGCCGTGTTC contains these protein-coding regions:
- a CDS encoding efflux RND transporter periplasmic adaptor subunit, whose protein sequence is MQALDQLSKTQKRKLYYGLAGILIVASIAGGVNWYSHRQTKIAVEDIASVQTSVIGASTAAAEYTYSGEIRGRYESRLSFQVNGKVIKRNVELGSSVKAGDLLMQIDPRDLQQLVNSASAQVSSSESQLKLAESNLSRYQQLYEHGVVSKAVLDQFQTAYDVALSATRHTSAQLSEGVNQYGYSSLYADHSGIISSVTAEIGQIVGSGQPVLTLVWDGEREVEINVPENRIEEVRKTQKIKITFWALPNSSAEGKVREISPMADPLTRTYKVRISILNPPPEINLGMTASVTLSKNEAQATAIVPLSAIYQNGDTPCVWVVSDDMIVLRQVKTGKFGNGIIEITSGLQQGERIVTAGVHKLSEGQKVKLGGDSL